TTCATCGGCACCATGTTTACTTTTACTTTTAGCCCCACTTTTAACGCTTCATCAACACCGTCAAGTACGTTTTGCAGTACATCTTTTTGTGCTATCTTTTGCGCCACTTCAGGTTTAAGTGAATCAATACTTACATTGATACGTTTAAGTCCTGCGTCTTTTAGTTTTTGTGCAGCCCCTTTAAGTAAAAAGGCATTGGTTGTCATCGCCAAGTCTATGTCAGGTTTATAGTCATAGATCATCTTGATAAATTTATCCAGATCCTCACGTAAAAGCGGTTCACCACCTGTGATACGGATCTTTTTTACACCTTCATCTATCGCTACACGCAAGAACTCAAACAGCTCTTCAAACGTTAAAAGGTTTTCTTTTGGTACCCATGAAAAGGGTTTTTCCGGCATACAGTAGTTACATCTGAAATTACATCTTTCAGTAACCGATACACGGATATAATCAACTACTCTGTCATAGCTATCTACTAGCATTTAATTTGTCCTAAAATAATATATTTATTGCTTAACTTCTATTTCGATTGTACCACACACTATATCATGCAGTGCTTTTCGATCTTTTCTATAAAAAGGAGTTAATAATCCTAAAAGGATTGTTGCAGAGAATAAAAACATTATAAATCTACAAACAGCTCTAAAAAAAGAGATATTTTTTTGTGTTTTATCATCAACAACTTTAATCAAATATGCTTTTTTCCCCGGAGTTTGACCAAACTTTGCAATAAGTATTGCATAGATCACACCATAGATCGATACAGCGATAAAAGGTGCCAATTGAGAAGCTTGAAACTCCTCTTTTGAACCCATTACAACATACGCTATAAAATAGAGTATAGGTGCATAGATCATAAACATATCAACGATTAATGCTTTTACCTTATCTGAGTATTTTGCATAAAGAAGTTGTTTTTTTTCTTGTTTATTTTGCTGATTTTTTTTCTGTTTTTTTAGATCTCTAAATCTCATGCGCGCATTATAGCAAAAGCTAACTTGTAGAATGTAAAGTCGATTTTAAAATTTAAAATGAAGTTATATTAGAGGGAGGTTTCTTGCACCGATAGGGACAAAGCTTTAGTCGCCACAGCGGCGCAAGCGAAGTAAAGTGAATTACTTCACTTTACAGACTATCTTTAGTGACCTGAGCGGTTCAAGCGAAGCAAGATGAGCTTAGCTCATTTTGCTATTAAAATTAGTGAAGGTCTCTCCAGATAGCTTTTTTCCAAAGAATAGCAAAGATTGCAAAGATAATGATATAGATCATTACATTTTTACCAACCTCTTCTCTCTCAGCACGTTTTGCATCACCAGAATCTTCAAGATACTCAATCACTTTTTCCATAGCGTGTTCGTTTACACCAACGCGTGGCATTGCAGTACCTTTTAAGTAGTTTTGTGGGTTCTCTACAAATGTTTCAATGTAGTGAGCACCACGAGAACGGATATAGATACTTAAATCAGGTGGTAATTTACCCATGTATGCTTTTAAGCTGTCTTGATAATCAAGTACATCTGATTTGTATTTTAACTCTTCTTGCTCTTTTTTGAATGCAGGTTTATTACCAAGCTGTGTCCACTCTGCATAGTGGTTAGCATGACATCTACCACAAGCTAACTCATATGCTTGTTCAGAAGTAAGTTCCTCTTTTTTCACTGCTACAGATTGTAAATATGCAACCATATCAGCTACTTCTTTATCTAAATCACCACCAGCTCCATAGAATGGTACCATTGGGTGCATTTGCCCTTTTTCAGCATCAAATTTATGCTCAACCATTAAAGCATGAGCAGGATTTTTAATTAAGTCTGCAAGGAATTTCGCATCATATACAGCACCGGCATTTGATAAGTCAGGTGGATTTACACCATAACTCTGAGCTGCAGTTACAGGATCCATAGGAGCCGGCATACCAGCTACTTCCATAGAGTGACATCCAAGACATGCACCTGCACCCATTACAAGCTCTTGCCCGTTTGTTACGTTTGCATCCGTTAAGTTTACATCTGCTAAATCTTCATATGCAAACCCTTCACTCTCGATATGCTTATGCATTTGAGAGTGTGCGAACGGTTCAACTAAGTAGTAAGTTACAAGAGTAAAGAATACTACAACTGCTAATATTTTAAGTTCTTTCATCATATTCTCCTATAACTCTTTCTCTTTTTTTGTAATAAACGGTAGTAAAATCCATAATACAATAAATGTGATTGCCGCAACTAAACCAATAGTACTAAAGATACCCTCAGGCGGTAGTTTACCCATTGCAGTAAGTACGATCATATCTACTAGCATTACCCAGAACCAAACATTAAACAATCCTCTACGACTTGCAGGAACAGCATTTGGACTTCTATCTAAGAACGGTAATAAGAAGAAAATAACCTGTGCAAAACCAAACGCAATTAGACCAGGGTCAGTTGGGAACGGACGTAAAATCTCATATGACCATAAGAAATACCACTCTGGGTAGATGTGTGCCGGAGTTTTTAATCCGTCAGCAGGGTCAAAGTTTACAGGGTCCATTGCAAAACCATAATGGTAGAATACTAAGTAAAAGAAGAATACTAAATAGATTCCAACTACCATCATATCTTTAGACATAAAGTCGTTAGCAAATGCGATAACTTTTGAACCAGCTTTATCACCAGCTTTATATTTTGCAGCTTCAGCTTCAAAGTCGATCTCTTCACCGTCTTGGTTGTTTACGTGAGGGATACGAAGTGCAGCAAAGTGTAAACCGATAAGCGCTAAAATTGCTAAAGGTAATAAAAGTACATGTAACATGAAGAAACGGTTTAAGAACGCTTGTGCAGGTACATAATCCCCACGAATCCATTCAACTAAACCATCAGCATGTAGTGAACCACCGGCAAATAAGTTAGTAATAACCATACCAGCCCAGTAAGACATTTGTCCCCATGGAAGCATATATCCAGAGAATGCCTCAGCTGAGAAAGTTACGAACAATAACATACCAGAGATCCAGATCATCTCACGACCCTTCTTGTAAGAACCGTAGTAAATACCTGTAAACATGTGAATATATATAATAAGGAATACTACTGACGCTGCTACACCGTGAATGTGTCTCCATAACCAGCCAAACTCAACCTCTTTCATAATAGTGTAGTTAACACTATCAAATGCTGTTGCAACATTTGGTTGATAATACATAAGCAAGAAGATTCCAGATACTAACAGTAAACCGAAAGTTACTGCAAGGATCATCCCCATTGCCCATAAAAAGTTAATATTTTTCGGAATCCAATACTCCGTAGCCATTACACGACGTACAGCATCTACTGCTAAACGTTGGTTTAACCAGTCGTGTAGGCTTTTTGCTTTTTCAAAATGTGCCATTTTCTCCCCTTAAATTACAGCGTTACGCCATTGGCTTTCATATTTTTATACTCTGGTCCTTCTTCACCAAGTACAAGTGTGTTTCCTTCTACTTTAAATGGAGGAATGTCAAGACCACGTGGTGGTGGAGCTTTTGTAACATCACCTGTATAATCATACGTACCACCGTGACATGCACAAAGGAAAGATTTATCATCTGGATTGTAACTTGGGATACAACCAAGGTGTGTACAAAGACCTAAGTTTACTAAGTACCCTTCTCCATTGATCATAATACTACGAGCTTTTTGTTGCTCTGTTAATTTTGCTAGCATATCTGCCGTATATTTTAAAACAAAAATAGGCTTCCCACGCCATTTTTCAGTTACTAGCTCATTCTCTTTATATGCCGACATATCAAGTGTTGTAAAACCGGCTGCTTTTACACTCGGAAGCGGATCCCAACTTTTTTTCATTGCATAAAGTGATGCAACAGCGCCAACTCCCGCAACAGCACCGAATGCTTTTCCCATAAAACCTCTACGGCTACTATCTTTCATATTTTCGCTCACTTTCTTGTGAATTTTCAAATCTTATTATATACCAAATAAGTTTTAATTATTTATAAAATTAAGTTTTCTTTTAGAAAACCTGCAAACTTGTTGCAATCGGAAGCGATTTTACCATAATTTATCTCATTTATGTGATTAATCGTCTCATTTAACTTGTTTTTATCATACCCTATTACGATTGGTATATTTAGCTCTTGAAACTTCTCATTAAAATCTTGCGTGTAATCGGCTCTTTGTATATAAACAGGCTTTCCACCCGCAGCTAATGACTCTAACACCGCTTGTGGAGAAGCAGTGATGAGGATCTCACTTTGCATGATCATATCGTCGTAGTCTTCAAACTCAAAACAGTTTTCAAAAGTTGCTTGTAATTCATCTTCATAATCTAAGAAATAGTAGTACCCAAGTTGCAGATGTGGATTTAGATCTTTAACGAAACTTAGCTGTTTCATCAAATCTTTCTCATAATCGTCATCTCCGAAAAAATAAGAGATTTTTACCGATTTTTCTTTTTGTTCGAAATATTTATCGGCAATAACTATCTCATCATTCTCCATGACATAGAGTTTAGAAAAGAAATTTTTCATATCTTCAAGCATAATAGGATTAACTTCTGCCGAGTCTAGTATTAGCTGGTCACCTTTTTGCGCGATATTGGCTATGTTTCTGACAACATCGATTCCCACAGCTTTATCGATTCCGAAGTGTCTTGCTTCCTGTGCTATTCTAAAGTCACTGCATAAAAGTGTAATATCTTTATCTAGGCAACTCAGCACAGCAGCAGCTCTACGGAATCTATCGAGTCCTATTCTATGACCCGTATGCACATAATAATACGTCTTCATTTTTC
Above is a window of Sulfurimonas marina DNA encoding:
- a CDS encoding c-type cytochrome; this translates as MKELKILAVVVFFTLVTYYLVEPFAHSQMHKHIESEGFAYEDLADVNLTDANVTNGQELVMGAGACLGCHSMEVAGMPAPMDPVTAAQSYGVNPPDLSNAGAVYDAKFLADLIKNPAHALMVEHKFDAEKGQMHPMVPFYGAGGDLDKEVADMVAYLQSVAVKKEELTSEQAYELACGRCHANHYAEWTQLGNKPAFKKEQEELKYKSDVLDYQDSLKAYMGKLPPDLSIYIRSRGAHYIETFVENPQNYLKGTAMPRVGVNEHAMEKVIEYLEDSGDAKRAEREEVGKNVMIYIIIFAIFAILWKKAIWRDLH
- a CDS encoding RDD family protein, which gives rise to MRFRDLKKQKKNQQNKQEKKQLLYAKYSDKVKALIVDMFMIYAPILYFIAYVVMGSKEEFQASQLAPFIAVSIYGVIYAILIAKFGQTPGKKAYLIKVVDDKTQKNISFFRAVCRFIMFLFSATILLGLLTPFYRKDRKALHDIVCGTIEIEVKQ
- a CDS encoding cytochrome b, with protein sequence MAHFEKAKSLHDWLNQRLAVDAVRRVMATEYWIPKNINFLWAMGMILAVTFGLLLVSGIFLLMYYQPNVATAFDSVNYTIMKEVEFGWLWRHIHGVAASVVFLIIYIHMFTGIYYGSYKKGREMIWISGMLLFVTFSAEAFSGYMLPWGQMSYWAGMVITNLFAGGSLHADGLVEWIRGDYVPAQAFLNRFFMLHVLLLPLAILALIGLHFAALRIPHVNNQDGEEIDFEAEAAKYKAGDKAGSKVIAFANDFMSKDMMVVGIYLVFFFYLVFYHYGFAMDPVNFDPADGLKTPAHIYPEWYFLWSYEILRPFPTDPGLIAFGFAQVIFFLLPFLDRSPNAVPASRRGLFNVWFWVMLVDMIVLTAMGKLPPEGIFSTIGLVAAITFIVLWILLPFITKKEKEL
- the petA gene encoding ubiquinol-cytochrome c reductase iron-sulfur subunit; amino-acid sequence: MKDSSRRGFMGKAFGAVAGVGAVASLYAMKKSWDPLPSVKAAGFTTLDMSAYKENELVTEKWRGKPIFVLKYTADMLAKLTEQQKARSIMINGEGYLVNLGLCTHLGCIPSYNPDDKSFLCACHGGTYDYTGDVTKAPPPRGLDIPPFKVEGNTLVLGEEGPEYKNMKANGVTL
- the moaA gene encoding GTP 3',8-cyclase MoaA; the encoded protein is MLVDSYDRVVDYIRVSVTERCNFRCNYCMPEKPFSWVPKENLLTFEELFEFLRVAIDEGVKKIRITGGEPLLREDLDKFIKMIYDYKPDIDLAMTTNAFLLKGAAQKLKDAGLKRINVSIDSLKPEVAQKIAQKDVLQNVLDGVDEALKVGLKVKVNMVPMKGINSDEILDLLEYCKDRNMTIRFIEYMENKHAQEDIQGLKSPELLSIIKEKYSFEDEGFDGHSPSHYYKLEDGYEFGIIEPYEDDFCKKCNRIRLTAEGHLIPCLYFDEAMSIAEFVKRGDIKGAALVLKEVVKNKPEKNRWGGEDDEVSTRAFYETGG